One segment of Meleagris gallopavo isolate NT-WF06-2002-E0010 breed Aviagen turkey brand Nicholas breeding stock chromosome 8, Turkey_5.1, whole genome shotgun sequence DNA contains the following:
- the CHST3 gene encoding carbohydrate sulfotransferase 3 has protein sequence MERRSALPQDFRELLHCLKMRSKYAVLLVFVVGLVIIEKENNFISRVSDKLKQSPQVLPEANETETSPVPAENGSLASLRQLDTAFSQLRTRLRNVTLQLAGELGMAAPGPRRHVLLMATTRTGSSFVGEFFNQQGNIFYLFEPLWHIERTVTFEPGGANAVGSALVYRDVLQQLLLCDLYILESFISPAPEEHLTAALFRRGSSRSLCEEPVCTPGLKKVFEKYHCKNRRCGPLNITLAAEACRHKQHMALKTVRIRQLEFLQPLAEDPRLDLRIIQLVRDPRAVLASRMVAFSGKYESWKKWAAEGEAPLQEDEVQRLRGNCESIRLSAELGLRQPRWLRGRYMLVRYEDVARAPLRKALEMYRFAGIHPTPQVEEWIRANTQAPQDGNGIYSTQKNSSEQFEKWRFSIPFKLAQVVQDACEPAMRLFGYKLASSAQELTNRSLSLLEEGPPTRFT, from the exons ATGGAGAGAAGATCGGCTTTGCCCCAGGATTTTCGGgagctgctgcactgcctgaAGATGAGGAGCAAGTATGCCGTGCTGCTGGTGTTCGTGGTGGGGCTGGTCATCATCgagaaggaaaacaacttcATCTCCAG AGTGTCGGACAAGCTGAAGCAGTCCCCGCAGGTGCTGCCAGAGGCCAACGAGACGGAGACCAGCCCGGTGCCAGCTGAGAATGGGTCTCTGGCCTCATTGCGGCAGCTGGACACAGCCTTCTCACAGCTGAGGACGCGGCTGCGCAACGTCACCTTGCAGCTGGCCGGGGAGCTGGGCATGGCAGCCCCAGGGCCGCGGCGGCACGTCCTGCTGATGGCCACCACACGCACCGGCTCCTCCTTTGTTGGGGAGTTCTTCAATCAGCAGGGCAACATCTTCTACCTCTTTGAGCCCCTGTGGCACATTGAGAGGACGGTCACTTTCGAGCCAGGGGGGGCCAACGCAGTGGGCTCGGCCCTGGTGTACCGGGacgtgctgcagcagctcctcctctgCGACCTCTACATCCTGGAGAGCTTCATCTCGCCGGCGCCCGAGGAGCACTTAACGGCTGCCCTGTTCCGGCGGGGCTCCAGCCGCTCGCTCTGTGAGGAGCCCGTCTGCACGCCCGGCCTCAAGAAGGTCTTTGAGAAGTACCACTGCAAGAACCGCCGCTGCGGGCCCCTCAACATCACACTGGCAGCCGAGGCGTGCCGGCACAAGCAGCACATGGCCCTGAAGACGGTGCGTATCCGGCAGCTGGAGTTCCTGCAGCCGTTGGCCGAGGACCCGCGGCTGGACCTGCGCATCATCCAGCTGGTGCGGGACCCACGTGCCGTGCTGGCGTCGCGCATGGTGGCCTTCTCGGGCAAGTACGAGAGCTGGAAGAAATGGGCGGCTGAGGGGGAGGCCCCGCTGCAGGAGGACGAGGTGCAGCGGCTGCGGGGCAACTGCGAGAGCATCCGGCTGTCGGCCGAGCTGGGGCTGCGGCAGCCGCGCTGGCTGCGAGGCCGTTACATGCTGGTGCGCTACGAGGACGTGGCGCGGGCGCCGCTGCGCAAGGCGCTGGAGATGTACCGCTTCGCCGGCATCCACCCCACGCCGCAGGTGGAGGAGTGGATCCGTGCCAACACGCAGGCGCCACAGGACGGCAACGGCATTTACTCCACGCAGAAGAATTCCTCGGAGCAGTTTGAGAAGTGGCGGTTCAGCATCCCCTTCAAGCTGGCGCAGGTGGTGCAGGACGCCTGCGAACCGGCCATGCGGCTCTTCGGCTACAAGCTGGCCAGCAGCGCCCAGGAGCTGACCAACCGCTCGCTCAGCCTGCTGGAGGAGGGGCCCCCCACAAGGTTCACGTAG
- the PSAP gene encoding prosaposin isoform X2: MCNYESTILSLAAVASPVLWQKDCAKGPEVWCQSLRTASQCGAVKHCQQNVWSKPTVNSIPCDLCKELVTVVGKVLKDNGTEDEIRSYLEKTCEFLPDQGLASECKEIVDSYLPVIMDMIKEEFDKPEVVCSALSLCQSLQKHLAAMKLQKQLQSNKIPELDFSELTSPFMANVPLLLYPQDKPQQKSKGTEDVCQDCIRLVTDVQEAVRTNATFVKSLVAHAKEECDRLGPGMSDMCKSYISEYSDLAIQMMMHMQPKDICAMVGFCPSVKSVPLQTLVPAQVVHEVKMETVEKAAVQEKTFSVCEICETMVKEVTGLLESNKTEEEIVHQMEVVCYLLPASVKDQCKDFIEVYGQALIDMLLEATNPEAVCVMLKCCASNKLPQQPVVVKPAGGFCDICKMVVAYADKELEKNATTTEIEALLEKVCHFLPESVSDQCVQFVEQYEPVVVQLLAEMMDPTFVCTKLGVCGAAKKPLLGDDACVWGPGYWCKNMETAAQCNAVDHCRRHVWN; the protein is encoded by the exons ATGTGCAACTATGAAAGCACAATTCTCTCTTTGGCAGCTGTGGCCAGCCCTGTTTTGTGGCAGAAGGACTGTGCGAAGGGTCCAGAAGTCTGGTGTCAGAGTCTTCGGACAGCGTCGCAGTGTGGAGCTGTGAAACACTGCCAGCAGAATGTCTGGAGCAAGCCTACTGTA AACAGCATCCCCTGTGATTTGTGCAAGGAACTTGTAACAGTGGTTGGCAAGGTTTTGAAGGACAATGGCACGGAG GATGAGATTCGCTCTTACTTGGAAAAGACATGTGAGTTTCTTCCTGACCAAGGCCTGGCCTCTGAGTGCAAAGAAATTGTGGACTCCTACCTACCAGTTATCATGGACATGATCAAAGAAGAATTT GATAAACCTGAAGTTGTGTGTAGTGCCCTCTCACTGTGCCAGTCCCTTCAGAAGCATCTTGCAGCAATGAAACTTCAGAAACAGCTTCAGTCCAATAAGATACCAGAGCTGGACTTCTCTGAACTGACATCTCCATTCATGGCAAACGTGCCTCTCCTCCTTTACCCTCAAGACAAACCCCAGCAGAAGTCTAAG GGAACTGAGGATGTATGCCAGGACTGCATTCGGCTGGTTACCGATGTTCAGGAAGCTGTGAGGACAAATGCAACTTTTGTAAAGTCCTTAGTTGCTCATGCCAAGGAGGAATGTGACCGCCTCGGACCTGGAATGTCTGATATG TGCAAGAGCTATATCTCTGAATATTCTGACTTGGCCATCCAGATGATGATGCACATG CAACCAAAGGACATTTGTGCCATGGTTGGATTCTGTCCTTCTGTGAAATCTGTTCCCCTTCAGACTCTGGTACCGGCTCAAGTGGTTCATGAAGTGAAAATGGAAACTGTGGAG AAAGCCGCAGTTCAAGAGAAGactttttctgtgtgtgaaaTCTGTGAGACGATGGTGAAAGAAGTGACTGGCCTGTTGGAGAGCAACAAGACAGAG GAGGAGATTGTGCATCAAATGGAAGTCGTCTGCTACCTGCTTCCAGCAAGTGTCAAAGATCAGTGTAAGGACTTCATAGAGGTCTATGGCCAGGCTTTGATTGATATGCTCCTGGAAGCAACAAATCCTGAGGCTGTGTGTGTTATGCTGAAATGCTGCGCATCCAACAAGCTTCCGCAGCAGCCAG ttgtGGTGAAACCCGCGGGTGGCTTCTGTGATATCTGCAAGATGGTAGTAGCTTATGCAGACAAAGAACTCGAGAAGAATGCCACAACAACTGAGATTGAGGCTTTACTGGAAAAAGTCTGTCACTTCCTGCCAGAGTCTGTCAGTGATCAG TGTGTTCAGTTTGTGGAACAGTATGAACCTGTGGTTGTGCAACTCTTGGCAGAGATGATGGATCCCACTTTTGTTTGCACT aaactaGGAGTCTGTGGAGCAGCTAAAAAGCCTCTCCTAGGGGATGATGCTTGTGTTTGGGGTCCAGGTTACTGGTGTAAGAACATGGAGACTGCTGCTCAGTGCAAC GCTGTTGATCACTGCAGACGTCATGTGTGGAACTAG
- the PSAP gene encoding prosaposin isoform X1, whose product MCNYESTILSLAAVASPVLWQKDCAKGPEVWCQSLRTASQCGAVKHCQQNVWSKPTVNSIPCDLCKELVTVVGKVLKDNGTEDEIRSYLEKTCEFLPDQGLASECKEIVDSYLPVIMDMIKEEFDKPEVVCSALSLCQSLQKHLAAMKLQKQLQSNKIPELDFSELTSPFMANVPLLLYPQDKPQQKSKGTEDVCQDCIRLVTDVQEAVRTNATFVKSLVAHAKEECDRLGPGMSDMCKSYISEYSDLAIQMMMHMKDQQPKDICAMVGFCPSVKSVPLQTLVPAQVVHEVKMETVEKAAVQEKTFSVCEICETMVKEVTGLLESNKTEEEIVHQMEVVCYLLPASVKDQCKDFIEVYGQALIDMLLEATNPEAVCVMLKCCASNKLPQQPVVVKPAGGFCDICKMVVAYADKELEKNATTTEIEALLEKVCHFLPESVSDQCVQFVEQYEPVVVQLLAEMMDPTFVCTKLGVCGAAKKPLLGDDACVWGPGYWCKNMETAAQCNAVDHCRRHVWN is encoded by the exons ATGTGCAACTATGAAAGCACAATTCTCTCTTTGGCAGCTGTGGCCAGCCCTGTTTTGTGGCAGAAGGACTGTGCGAAGGGTCCAGAAGTCTGGTGTCAGAGTCTTCGGACAGCGTCGCAGTGTGGAGCTGTGAAACACTGCCAGCAGAATGTCTGGAGCAAGCCTACTGTA AACAGCATCCCCTGTGATTTGTGCAAGGAACTTGTAACAGTGGTTGGCAAGGTTTTGAAGGACAATGGCACGGAG GATGAGATTCGCTCTTACTTGGAAAAGACATGTGAGTTTCTTCCTGACCAAGGCCTGGCCTCTGAGTGCAAAGAAATTGTGGACTCCTACCTACCAGTTATCATGGACATGATCAAAGAAGAATTT GATAAACCTGAAGTTGTGTGTAGTGCCCTCTCACTGTGCCAGTCCCTTCAGAAGCATCTTGCAGCAATGAAACTTCAGAAACAGCTTCAGTCCAATAAGATACCAGAGCTGGACTTCTCTGAACTGACATCTCCATTCATGGCAAACGTGCCTCTCCTCCTTTACCCTCAAGACAAACCCCAGCAGAAGTCTAAG GGAACTGAGGATGTATGCCAGGACTGCATTCGGCTGGTTACCGATGTTCAGGAAGCTGTGAGGACAAATGCAACTTTTGTAAAGTCCTTAGTTGCTCATGCCAAGGAGGAATGTGACCGCCTCGGACCTGGAATGTCTGATATG TGCAAGAGCTATATCTCTGAATATTCTGACTTGGCCATCCAGATGATGATGCACATG AAAGATCAG CAACCAAAGGACATTTGTGCCATGGTTGGATTCTGTCCTTCTGTGAAATCTGTTCCCCTTCAGACTCTGGTACCGGCTCAAGTGGTTCATGAAGTGAAAATGGAAACTGTGGAG AAAGCCGCAGTTCAAGAGAAGactttttctgtgtgtgaaaTCTGTGAGACGATGGTGAAAGAAGTGACTGGCCTGTTGGAGAGCAACAAGACAGAG GAGGAGATTGTGCATCAAATGGAAGTCGTCTGCTACCTGCTTCCAGCAAGTGTCAAAGATCAGTGTAAGGACTTCATAGAGGTCTATGGCCAGGCTTTGATTGATATGCTCCTGGAAGCAACAAATCCTGAGGCTGTGTGTGTTATGCTGAAATGCTGCGCATCCAACAAGCTTCCGCAGCAGCCAG ttgtGGTGAAACCCGCGGGTGGCTTCTGTGATATCTGCAAGATGGTAGTAGCTTATGCAGACAAAGAACTCGAGAAGAATGCCACAACAACTGAGATTGAGGCTTTACTGGAAAAAGTCTGTCACTTCCTGCCAGAGTCTGTCAGTGATCAG TGTGTTCAGTTTGTGGAACAGTATGAACCTGTGGTTGTGCAACTCTTGGCAGAGATGATGGATCCCACTTTTGTTTGCACT aaactaGGAGTCTGTGGAGCAGCTAAAAAGCCTCTCCTAGGGGATGATGCTTGTGTTTGGGGTCCAGGTTACTGGTGTAAGAACATGGAGACTGCTGCTCAGTGCAAC GCTGTTGATCACTGCAGACGTCATGTGTGGAACTAG